The Hyla sarda isolate aHylSar1 chromosome 2, aHylSar1.hap1, whole genome shotgun sequence genome includes the window GGTTTTGCTAAGGAAATCTAAGACGTGACTTCCTGTATGAGCCGCGCTTTCCTGTTCGTGATACCTTGATAATAAACTCCACAAAGTGGCTCGGCCCTATATATGTGATCATAAagtcatgtatatatgtatatatataatataattagagATGACGACTGTGGAGACAGAGGCCATGTGAGTGTGCAAAAGAAATGGGAAAAGGAAAATGTCCACACATGGGCGACCTGGTCATTTATCTTATCTGACCGGGTTCCCGCATAGTTTGCGCTATTATTATTACCCTTTAGTAAGCAGTTTTGGTGTTTATTGCATGTAGTCAGACCAGATTCTTCAGATGTTGCACAGCTCTGTACTTTgtccagctttttatttttttattttttttatccaatacACTAATAGAATTCCAATGGTATTTTAACTATTGGTTATCTGGAATATTTTTTTCCACTTAAAATATGATGTTTGTGTTGGACATAAACCGATTTTAGAATCAATCAAGATGCTCTTTGAAATATTGTACAAAAGTTGGAAAAAAAACTAAGGAGGCCAAGCTGAGTCCTTAGGTTTCTATACGTTTTGGAGGTTCGTTGTGTATCCGACGTGTCAAGTTACATGCTGGAATAGAGAATAGTGACTAATGGTCGCGTGCAGCAATGTTAACTTTAAGAAATTTCCCACATAAAGCGGGACTGTACAATGTCCTTttagtctagaccagtggtctccaaactgtggacctctagctgttgctaaacttcaacaCCCAGGGTGCCCGTACAGGGGTGGTGGTCTGAACGCTGGAACactcccctgcaatctcctgaacaggaccCCGGCTCTCAGATTCTGGGGTATGCATTGCCCATACATTTGGTAAGTCCAATATAGCGGACGAGGTCAGATGTGGTGCAAAGTTTTATTTTGGATTATTTTTCTATTTAAGTACATACTTTGTATAGGGGCAAaagaatcctgaaatcttgctgtTTTAATCTGTTtacaaagctttaaaaaaaacaaaaaaaaaacaaaaaaagcagaTGCTTCCCATTCtgaagataacactgatcacaaacAAGATTTCAATGAAAGGTGACATTAGTGTATAGATAAGATGGAATCAGGCCATTCACAATACCTGATGATCACAGCTCAATGACCCACTCCTTCATATTTGATCTCTTTACATGTCACAGAGCATGTCTAgaaaactctcccatagaagtcaattagACTCTGTTATAGTCTATTTTCTATAGCTATgtagctgctgtaaagcatatctctaaatgctgttaatagGGCAGAACagtagctcaggcaagatggctgtcccccaaaaaatgtaaaaaaagacacccaaTAGGAAAAACCTGTTTTAGCTTCTGGTTCTATCTAGGTGACACGTATACTTTAAGAAACTATCCGTATACTCCTATGCATAGTAGAAGAGACAAGTCCTAGTAAatgactgtgtatactgtatattaaccATGTGTGTATTGTTTACTAGTGTTTTTGCTTGACTGAATTCTGATAATGACTTAAATAAGTTTCAGTCCTTGTATTTTAAGCAGTTCTGCCGTCCATACCCCACATTTGTTTGGCTTGGGATTCTGTGACTTTGAACAGCCATGTGTTAATGGGAAACTTATGTTGGTCGGGATGTTTTTGTTTGAGTCCCTGTTGCTTTTTTATATTATAcagcgtgttctgtacaggaaatGAGTCAGTGAAGCTAAGGACTTGGACTGGAGCCTCCGATTGTGTCCACAGGACGGACAGAGCATTGAACTTCTTCTGTTCCTGCTCTAATCACCGCTGCCAAATTTTCCAGAAATTCAGGAAAATCCATGAAATTTTAGGCCCCTTTCCTCCAGTCCTTTTTGTGTGTTTTAGAAGAAATGCACAGGACAGTCAGTGACTGCAGCCTTGAGAAGGAGGATTAGTAGAGGAGTTTTAACTTTGACCACTCAGTCCATTTTTTCTGGAGTTCTTAATTGAAATGGTGCCACCTAGCTAACAACTATCAGTGAACCTTGTTTAGTGATTGGTGTTTTCAAGGGTTTTTAACTGAGTTTTCATAATGTACAGTGCTGTTCATCCACTGATTGGTCATTTAACAAATGTACACCATGCTATTATTTGGAGTGTTATTATattcatttgaaaaaaatgtcTGTTCTTAtctattaaagttttttttaatttctgatcTATTCTCATCATAGGTCAGCAATATCTGATCAATGGGGGTCCGACACACAGCACCCCTGCTGATGAGCTGTTTGCTAGAGCTGCAGCACTCATAAAtgcatatatatgcacatatatatatatatatatatatatatatatatatatatatatatatggtgtgtgtgtatgtgtatgtgtatatgtatatatatatatatatatatatatatatatatatgtatgtgtgtttatatatatatatatatatatatataatatagcaaCAGTGTGgtaagggaagggtgtatttcccttgctaaccctggagaaacctccacctgtggcctaattaatgaggtagcagtaagggaaagtgtgtttaaaaggtagtcagacagaatagttggggctctccctaaaAGACAGCAAGCTGGATTTAGGGAGAGgcagaggaacacacagcccgagctgtgagtggctccaAAGAGTGGTGTGGACGTAACGcgcagcaagaggttgcaaatgctgtgtatgaacagtgagtagaaggttgcaggaggcataagtttaactggccgagAAAAGCCCACCAATTGATAGTCAGGGCaagctggattgtttagttagtgactggacggtctagggttttgtttttgtcctgtgttttgtttttatttaccctgcaacctgtctaataaagctggtgaggggccggacttgcataaagtactgttgtttgccggtttattgaAGTGGAAAcctgtcctgtggcggtgtcaaggacaatcccttagctatccccagggagaaatccatatatatatatattatatatatatatatatgaccagacTGCTGTGTACATTTTGTCTATACTGGGTTACTGCAGCCCTTACTTTAGCCCTTTTATTTCAGTGGGAGCTGAACTGCAGTAACCCAACATGgtcactacacaatgtatggcgctgtcactgtgtgtgcAGATCCTGTggctctggcaaacagctgatcagcaggggtgccatcaataaaaaaaaaaaaaaaaaagtccttgaaAACCCCCTTTAAATAATATTGTGAAAGTATATGCATACACTTTGTGTACCTATCTGTAAAATACtttaattctttatttttctAGGTGATATAATTGCTGGAGTGAATGGCATCAATATGGAAGGAGTGAGGCACAAAGAGATCGTAGAACTGATAAAAGCGTCTGGGAATAAAATAAGGTAGAGAACAAAATAACAATTTTTAGTATTTCATATCTTGTCAAAAGCACTTTAGGCCATTTATTGCTTCTCCAAATGTTTTTGTATAGCTCTGGTGTTTGTAATAGGAGCAGTTCTGTCTGTACACTTATAAATCTTgaaaagcactttttttttttttttagtatgtcctagggacatgtgaaaagtttttagcAGTCAggatctgagtgttcagaccccagcTGATCAGTAGCACAAGCAGGGAGAGAACTGCACTGCCACATGCTTCTCTCCCTGTAaggcgctgtccgggcatgcttggagttgtagttttgcaacagctggaggcaccctggttgggaagcactgctgtaaGGTGTCTGTGAGTGAGATGGTCccacttacattaaaggggtactccgcccctaggggataagatgtcagatcgccagggtcctgctactggggatctccgctgcggcaccccactatcattactgcacagagcacactctctctgtgcataatgacaggggccggagcatctctacgtcacagctccgcccactcgtgacgtcacgacctgccctctcaatacaaatctatgggagggggtgtggcggccatcatgaggggtggagccgtgatatCACGATAATCTGGCCCCTGtacgagtgtgctctgtgcagtaatggtagcagggtgccgcagcggaggtgccgggggtccccagcagcgggaccccagagataagatgtctaggggcagagtacccctttaagactaccctggtcatgtgacacagagctaGGCGAGAACGTGCCATTTACTCATCGCAGCAGTGACCCACCTCAGCTAGTGTTTGGCTGTGCAGACATTTTCCTGTGTAGTAACATGGGACAGTGGACTAGCTTTTTGGGAACCCTTGTTAGCATCAGACTGGCAGTGGTGAGGGATCAGGGAGCTGAATAATGCTACTTTTTTTTCTGCACCAAATTATCACTTTATAAGATCTGGGCAGCATGAAAATTGTTTCCtcaaaatatttattatttttaccaaGACGCCAGGATTCCAGTGCTGTGTCCCTGCTTCAGTGGCCTTGTAACTTGTACTTGTATTACTTTGGACTCCTCTTTGGCACTGTGGACTGGTTATGTGGGATTGTTTTGTAATCTGTTGTTTTGTCTGGTCACAGGCTGGAGACAGTCTATGGTTCTGCTATCCGGAGAGCTGAATTGGAGGCCAGGCTACAGTATCTAAAGGTCAGTTGTCAGTCACTGTCCAGGGAATCTCTCACGTTACTGTCTCCTTTCTGTTGCAGGGCTTCTATATACGATTACCTGGTATGTCTTAAAgaggtacgccggtggaaaacatttatttatttattattgtttaatcaactggtgccagaaagttaaacagatttgtaaatgacttctatttaaaaatattaatccttccagtacttatccgctgctgtatgttccatagaaagttcttttctttttgaatttccttttttcttaccacagttctctctgctgacacctctgtccattttaggaactgtccagagtaggagcaaacccccatagtaaacctatcctgctctggacagttcctgacatggacagaggtgtcagcagagagcactgtggtcagacagaaaggaaattcaaaaagaaaggaactttccgtggagcatatagcagctaagtactgaaaggattaagatttttaaatagatgtaatttacaaatctgtttaactttctggcaccagttgatttaaaaaaaaaatgtttttcaggggagtacccctttaactattctgTATGCCGGAATGTTTGTGCCGATACAACAAATAAACATCATCAGTATTACTTGAATATGTAAAGGGTTTTCATGTTCTTGAAAATTGACAGCTTATCTTTAGTATAGACAATCTGTATTAGATCAGTGGTGGTCTGATtcagtttattaaaggggtactccagtgctaagacatcttatcccctatccaaaggataggggataagatgcctgatcacgggggtcccgccgctgggaacccccgtgatcttccacgccgcaccccgttagaatcagcccccggagcgtgctcgctccgggtctgattactggcgatcacggggacggagcatagtgacttcatggctccgcccccgtgtgacgtcacgctccgccccctcaatgcaagcctatggagggggcatgtcacatgacatcacacaggtgcGGAGCCGTAAAGTCACTATGCTCCGGGggttgattctaacggggtgcggcgtggaagatcacgggggtccccagcggtgggacccccgcgatcaggcatcttatcccctttggataggggataagatgtcctagcaccagaatatccctttaaagggaccGCAATGCATCGGCCACATTGTGTACACTGTGCTGCACAGCTCTGCATTTGTAGTAATACCTGAACTAGATATTACCGGAATGGTACGAGGTTGGAGCAAATGGTAATACACTGTCCCCTAAAGCTGTGCCAGGTAAACAATGAAGAAGCTGTGGTATTTGCCTGTAGGGCCACAATCCCTTTAAAGTGCCACGGGTCAGACCACCACTGATACAGTATTAATGGCCTATGCTGAGGTTAGACTGTAAGTTTAAATGAACCGGAAAACAGCTATAACCTTTTCAGCTATAAAACCTAATATCAAACCACCCAAGAGGCTTCAAGTTTTACTGCCGCAGTTACATGTAGTCTTGGAGAGCAATAGTTTAGACAGCTGGGGCTTGTGGTTGTCCGCTTTATACTGTTCTTTTCCCATTGCTTGGAACTTACTGGTCTCTCTCTTGTTTTTGTAGCAAACCTTATATGAGAAATGGGAAGAATATCGCTCACTAATGGTGCAGGAGCAGAGGCTCTTACATGGTAAGGGACATTCTTCAATGCcaaagtgttttttgttttatttcataaACCTGGTATTTTCATGGACTTTTTCCTACTAAGTAAAGCTCGGCCATAGATGCTtcagtagcttaaaggggtactccggcgcttatacatcttatcccctatcctttggataggggataagatgcctgatcgcggcggtcctatcctttggataggggacaagatgcctgattgcgggggtcctatcctttggataggggacaagatgcctgattgcgggggtcctatcctttggataggggacaagatgcctgatcgcgggggtcctatcctttggataggggacaagatgcctgatcgcgggggtcctatcctttggataggggacaagatgcctgatcgcgggggtcctatcctttggataggggacaagatgcctgatcgcgggggtcctatcctttggataggggacaagatgcctgatcgcgggggtcctatcctttggataggggataagatgcctgatcgcgggggtcctatcctttggataggggataagatgcctgatcgcgggggtcctatcctttggataggggataagatgcctgatcgcgggggtcctatcctttggataggggataagatgcctgatcgcgggggtcctatcctttggataggggataagatgcctgatcgcgggggtcctatcctttggataggggataagatgcctgatcgcgggggtcctatcctttggataggggataagatgcctgatcgcgggggtcctatcctttggataagggataagatgcctgatcgcgggggtcctatcctttggataggggataagatgcctgatcgtgggggtcctatcctttggataggggataagatgcctgatcgcgggggtcctatcctttggataggggataagatgcctgatcgcgggggtcctatcctttggataggggataagatgcctgatccaaaggataggggatcctatcctttggataggggataagatgcctgatccaaaggataggggataagatgtctaagcgccggagtacccctttaatactatgaGTATTTTTACAGACTGATAATTTTTCAGTGTTGTAAGAATATACTGCATTCGGGTATGTTTACACTACAAAACTACTTTGAATTATTTTTAAAGTCTGAACCCCTATAGTGACTACAGTGCCATTCCGGgcagattctgccaaaagaatgaacaggtttatAATCGGAAATTCAATAAATGGAACTACCGCTGTGTGCACTGGGCAGCAGATCAATGGGAAGCTGCTGCAAGCAGAATCTGTGTTAAATTTATCTGTTGAATTTCAGTGCAGAAACTCCATAGTAAGTTGGAAAAGAGAATTGGCTGTAGGCGACTTAGTCAAAGTATTTAACAGCAGTGAAGTTAGATTTCCCTATATAGTGTAATGCACAattaaaacatataaatatatatatatatatatatatatatatatatatatatatacaatataaattTATTTGTTAAATTTCAGTGCAGAAACGACATAGTAAGTTGGAAAAATAATTGGCTGTAGCGACTTAGTCAAAGTATTTAGAAGCAGTGAAGTTAGATTTCCCTATATAGTGTAATGCACAATTAAAactactataaatatatatatatatatatatatctatatatgtgcaACCAATATATAAAATAAGTTTTAGGCCAATGTTTTTAGTTTTGCATAGCCTTTTGTGTTTTTTAGCTCCGTCTTGTACAGCATCAGGATGCACACATTATAACTTGACCCGTGCAGAAGAGCGGTTTATTGCGGGGTCAAAGGCCACACATGGGGTTGGAATGATTTGCTTGTCTTTCAGCAGATTAGTTATTAAGTGGACAAAACTTTGTAGCCCTTGTCATTGAGTGGAAGAATGATAGGGAAAAGTCACTTATTTATGGTTTCCAAACAAATGACTTGTTCGCAGATGCTACTACCACATCTTGGGATGTTTTTCTGCACCAGGTTCTTATAGGTAAAAACTTGTTAAATTATACCCTGGGTTGTCATAATGGTCTTATTTATGTCCTGTCTTGCCACCGGAGGAGACAATGTAATACTTGTTTCCATTTACCATGACTTGAGGTTAAGGTCGTGACATGTGGTGCTCAAACAAGCCAACTTTCCTCCTGTTGTTTTCTCACGCAGTCCTTCTGTCTTCTAGGCATCGTGGTAAAGGACCCCAGTGTTTACGATACGTTGGAATCCGTCAGGTCATACATTTACGGGACAGTTCCACAATGTACCAAAGATCCACTCCCCAGTTCCCTGGCCACCGGAAGTATATGCAGTAGTGCAAGTTGCCTGAGCACGGCCGAGGACAACGAGGAAGCGGTGTATCAGACTTGCTACTTCACCTCTGACTCTACGGACGATATTCCCACCATTCCCACCACCAAAAGCACACTCAAGCCTTACAAGTCTCCGCTAACCCGCAGCTCTAGTGTTAAGTGTACCAGCCCGGCCACGAACTGGGAGAATCCCAAGGAGCAGAGCACCTTTGTCTCTTTACCCAGGAAAAAACACAAAAGTTTTCGAAAGAGACTTCTAAAGTTTATCCCCGGACTCAATAAATCTATAGAAGAGGCGGCCAGTCCTCTTTAACGCAGCACCCCCACCCTccttttgtattaaaaaaaaaaagttaagttatttatttatttgttttggggaaaaaagtggaaaaaaaaaagctttgtatTTACTTTGTTAGAATTTATTGTTAAAACtttataccgtttttttttttgttgtttttgtttttcattaaaatgtttgCAAAGGCAGAGGGTGCCAAATTCCAGGGTTTTTCCTACGAAAGTTTTCTCCGAGCGGACTCTGCTCTTCAAAGGCTTACGGAGGAGTTCTCGGGCCAGCAGGAAGCTGTCGCACAGTGAACTGTTTTGTTCTGGTTCAAAGCGACCTAGAGTCCTGACTTCCTGTATTGTAGTCACTCCACAACTCCTTAAATGCCAGGGGGACCCACTGTACGGTGAATGTGGTAACTGCAGCTTAGTCAGGTTCTCTATATGGAACGCGCTATTGTGTAGTCATCTGGGAAGGGCTCATATGTGTGTACTGTAAATGGATCATTTCCTGCATTTATAGTTAACTCTCGCATTACAAGGCTCCCATTGAACctgggagtattttttttttttttcaatgatgtTAGATGTAGTGATATGGGTCTACTCTATCCTGTAGgctcgtttcccaaccaggggacctccagctgttgcaaaactgcaactcccagcatgcctagacagcc containing:
- the TAMALIN gene encoding protein TAMALIN isoform X3; the encoded protein is MGWKNVSQTAEHHSKVVTLEKEDCETFGFEIQTYGLHHKDRNAVEMFTFVCRVHEGSPAMLCGLKVGDIIAGVNGINMEGVRHKEIVELIKASGNKIRLETVYGSAIRRAELEARLQYLKQTLYEKWEEYRSLMVQEQRLLHGIVVKDPSVYDTLESVRSYIYGTVPQCTKDPLPSSLATGSICSSASCLSTAEDNEEAVYQTCYFTSDSTDDIPTIPTTKSTLKPYKSPLTRSSSVKCTSPATNWENPKEQSTFVSLPRKKHKSFRKRLLKFIPGLNKSIEEAASPL
- the TAMALIN gene encoding protein TAMALIN isoform X2, which gives rise to MRSPMGWKNVSQTAEHHSKVVTLEKEDCETFGFEIQTYGLHHKDRNAVEMFTFVCRVHEGSPAMLCGLKVGDIIAGVNGINMEGVRHKEIVELIKASGNKIRLETVYGSAIRRAELEARLQYLKQTLYEKWEEYRSLMVQEQRLLHGIVVKDPSVYDTLESVRSYIYGTVPQCTKDPLPSSLATGSICSSASCLSTAEDNEEAVYQTCYFTSDSTDDIPTIPTTKSTLKPYKSPLTRSSSVKCTSPATNWENPKEQSTFVSLPRKKHKSFRKRLLKFIPGLNKSIEEAASPL
- the TAMALIN gene encoding protein TAMALIN isoform X1, whose amino-acid sequence is MCRAPPPSRHTRSCRQQVVAAAAAGTAMTFRRLKKVQLREYAVPPDQAIYRERDKAEPYMALSTYRTDDMYKALVVSGGTLPRAKKRSPMGWKNVSQTAEHHSKVVTLEKEDCETFGFEIQTYGLHHKDRNAVEMFTFVCRVHEGSPAMLCGLKVGDIIAGVNGINMEGVRHKEIVELIKASGNKIRLETVYGSAIRRAELEARLQYLKQTLYEKWEEYRSLMVQEQRLLHGIVVKDPSVYDTLESVRSYIYGTVPQCTKDPLPSSLATGSICSSASCLSTAEDNEEAVYQTCYFTSDSTDDIPTIPTTKSTLKPYKSPLTRSSSVKCTSPATNWENPKEQSTFVSLPRKKHKSFRKRLLKFIPGLNKSIEEAASPL